From Schistocerca americana isolate TAMUIC-IGC-003095 chromosome 9, iqSchAmer2.1, whole genome shotgun sequence, the proteins below share one genomic window:
- the LOC124550939 gene encoding ATP synthase subunit s, mitochondrial, producing the protein MLFLNSSSALGRLCCTMVPSGSQLVGASAKRTFYHWLNKIWNNVDTERIKAVGPDRACAEWLMKNGASIKWASEKDYVTDYNKLAAAGEKQYIEEIDASHSSIMGYGFPYFEGCNHIKFIRLHKCHNIDDDALASLAILKRSLKHLQVSSCGNVTDKGITSLVALENLDTLILFNLPGVKDKEKTLNFLKAGLKSCMIDYK; encoded by the exons ATGTTATTTCTTAACAG CTCGAGTGCATTAGGCAGACTATGCTGCACCATGGTGCCATCAGGTTCCCAATTAGTAGGAGCCTCTGCAAAAAGAACGTTTTACCACTGGTTAAATAAAATTTGGAATAATGTCGACACGGAACGAATAAAAGCCGTTGGGCCGGATAGGGCGTGTGCCGAATGGTTGATGAAAAATGGAGCTTCCATCAAATGGGCCTCAGAAAAGGACTATGTAACAGATTATAACAAATTAGCAGCAGCAGGGGAAAAACAATATATTGAAGAAATCGATGCATCACACTCTAGCATTATGGGTTATGGATTTCCCTATTTCGAGGGATGCAACCACATTAAATTTATAAGGCTACACAAATGTCACAACATAGATGACGACGCCTTAGCATCACTAGCGATTTTAAAGCGTTCATTAAAGCATTTGCAAGTTAGCTCTTGCGGGAACGTTACGGATAAAGGTATTACTTCTCTTGTGGCTTTGGAAAATTTGGATACATTGATACTGTTTAATTTGCCTGGTGTAAAAGATAAAGAAAAAACTCTTAATTTTTTGAAGGCTGGACTGAAATCCTGTATGATTGATTACAAGTAA